In Taeniopygia guttata chromosome 2, bTaeGut7.mat, whole genome shotgun sequence, one genomic interval encodes:
- the ABRA gene encoding actin-binding Rho-activating protein, translating into MSHIFHGHQLLLLLFKSVWSSSEGIIHFRKPIQKVLSRRRGEARMAADSSMAPDEKPRPAPVRRAVHKIRMASQVFSLARGWQQWASDHHVKQEQEPSGWVPTAESSSAQPVQESSFEKWQIPSVKRDQEKGDEKSLAKELVTIRDAEKKLMESDEDLKMFSIKSKEVTKTVVSKAYERGGDVSLLSERYENNNSSSEMTKLKEESNAIDKVLSNKLPSTIKRKCSNMVSELTKGWEKMEDEDKDGPKGELLLKCRDDSLDAQDSGYGEEDKLEQEDSDREVTAVRIKRPVPSLASRLSEEARSNARRKCSAVHSLKDRWQEWADQHIITQKLNPFSEEFDHELAMSTRLHKGDEGYGHPKEGTKTAERAKRAEAHIHREIRDMCFIIESMAKPRPDGKIQVTFGELFDRYVRISDKVVGILMRARKHGLVDFEGEMLWQGRDDNVIITLLK; encoded by the exons ATGTCACATATTTTCCATGGGCATCAACTGCTCCTGCTTCTATTTAAATCTGTGTGGTCCTCTTCAGAGGGCATTATTCACTTCAGGAAGCCCATTCAGAAGGTGCTGAGCAGAAGAAGGGGAGAAGCCAGGATGGCAGCAGACAGCAGCATGGCTCCTGACGAAAAGCCGAGACCTGCTCCTGTGAGAAGGGCTGTCCACAAGATCCGAATGGCCAGCCAGGTCTTCAGCTTGGCACgaggctggcagcagtgggcATCTGACCACCATGTAAAGCAAGAGCAAGAGCCCTCTGGATGGGTCCCCACTGCTGAAAGCTCATCAGCTCAGCCTGTACAAGAAAGTTCTTTTGAAAAATGGCAAATTCCATCTGTCAAGAGGGACCAAGAAAAAGGTGATGAAAAATCCTTAGCAAAGGAATTGGTGACAATAAGAGATGCTgagaaaaaattaatggaatCAGATGAAGACCTCAAAATGTTCAGCATTAAAAGCAAAGAGGTGACCAAAACAGTTGTCAGCAAAGCCTACGAACGAGGGGGCGACGTCAGCCTCCTCAGTGAAAGATACGAGAACAACAACAGCAGCTCCGAGATGACCAAACTCAAAGAAGAATCAAATGCTATTGACAAAGTTCTTAGTAACAAATTACCTTCAACCATAAAGAGGAAGTGTTCAAATATGGTATCAGAGCTGACCAAGGGCTGGGAGAAGATGGAAGACGAGGACAAAGATGGGCCCaagggagagctgctgctgaagtgtCGCGATGACAGTCTGGATGCCCAGGACAGTGGCTATGGGGAAGAGGACAAGCTCGAGCAGGAAGACAGTGACCGGGAGGTGACAGCTGTGAGGATTAAACGGCCTGTCCCGTCTCT TGCCAGCCGGCTGAGCGAGGAGGCGCGCAGCAACGCGCGCAGGAAATGCAGCGCCGTGCACAGCCTCAAGGACAGGTGGCAGGAATGGGCCGACCAGCACATCATAACGCAGAAGCTGAACCCCTTCAGCGAGGAGTTTGACCACGAGCTGGCCATGTCCACGCGCCTGCACAAAGGAGATGAAGGATACGGCCACCCAAAGGAAGGAACCAAAACTGCCGAGAGAGCCAAGAGAGCTGAGGCCCACATCCACCGGGAGATCAGGGACATGTGCTTCATCATTGAATCAATGGCCAAGCCACGGCCCGACGGCAAGATCCAAGTCACTTTTGGGGAACTCTTCGACAGATACGTTCGTATTTCAGATAAGGTTGTTGGGATTCTGATGAGAGCCAGGAAACACGGGTTGGTGGACTTTGAAGGAGAAATGTTATGGCAAGGAAGAGATGATAATGTCATAAttactttattaaaataa